Proteins encoded in a region of the Podospora pseudopauciseta strain CBS 411.78 chromosome 6, whole genome shotgun sequence genome:
- a CDS encoding hypothetical protein (COG:S; EggNog:ENOG503PBWW), with amino-acid sequence MITVDARRCRSFTSPVAVKCLFDSGKKCSFDPVRDREWDSETESEERCRDIVKASDHESTSFIIDSFHIDFDGFRMGPRPNRFVISRYVGARPVKILPLYPSFLHPNDSQIQEILLHRGKKFTELATGTHRKYDGFTIRESNQTTRGFYNYVIADTELHCEVMVDQAAGIEFFREDMNLYHRFSVKLGGSIIYSPTKADKRETFDPLPEKQDNSWVTDVFDDSKFEADRHADFLQLTELRSIQEFRRAGCTDEWALLLPTRVYGYSLLDHRWFALDINNVSEIPPRSLTSHFEDLVLPDGHKTLLQALVKNHVRVPKQSGIAHETFSMDLVAGKGKGLIILLHGVPGVGKTSTAECVAAELGRPLLPITCGDIGTTAKEAERTLESFCGLAQKWRCVLLLDEADVFLAKREKGDIERNSLVSEYYAGVIILTTNRVGEFDEAFRSRIHISLYYPKLSQKSAKDIWQRNMSRLKASGIDMDIEEEKIERFIDQHWERNKHKPSRRWNGRQMKNAFQTATALANWDFYEGGENTELKRPLLKVGHFKRVAQTSAHFDDYIRDIHGFQEEDDPYSVIAGRDLLRQDNNPGTLPPDSSAPWGSRRRGRNPPVYPASNMDDLGRRHNRRRNREEMFTDDEDDDNVKRLKLELRLAELKKKEGSGKAEAAGPIADDEEEEEDDDDDETCNEGCVSEWSELGAEPQLELATSITVGVSSNGDLCLLFVIFLLGKFIAMCNVNQKGVKNFITCLEHAEDRSFTHLLHCYWLVGGQLTNNPLHMVGTRIFALSNKASLVCCSFPRRVTSTPDILKLHTITYIEMVLVPVNNLPTSPGLNQAAGSSQSQARPLLHVVNDALPPMTDDQEDQDKKDVSPHTCRHCSRITIDMRQNSKDGKDDGQIGFTEADVISALKDNCALFSAFRQGAYLVSMTSGPNNPIWVERTLKQRAIVNFFEVDWERLKLGYKLNNRLGEFVLYNVPGQKPHELFGPQPPPNLLLNSELSYSRARKYLRDCSANHTKCREFNLSHMPTRLLEVVTRPNSPNPDEPHLIVRLVSNPPPAPYATLSYCWGGDQPGKTTKRNIGTYSRNIPLDVLPLTIIDALTVTHGVGMKYLWVDALCIVQDSDQDKMNEISNMHLIYRGAFLTIAAGVASTSLDGFLRPRVHDRGYVFNVRVDSPVGKQEGEIRQAIAMPVRLRRDQEMLPLYTRAWTFQEGQLSTRVLAYGNRGMVFCCLESRHTDGGLEEPITTLRSIDDSIGASFKNLDPGNQSLGGVRHPLAWGVIVEAYTSRELTVGDDKLLAVMAIAEEYKRTKEGVGEYLAGLWRGDMLFQLLWAAHRVSDVKTKFKRPERYRAPSWSWASLDGHFRIFLHQGVLDGSIVYKYACELLHAETTLVGGNPLGQVKGGFIRLRGRVKKVVWKRNGTGKHDHGYGWALGDSESDWVKSGEVPGDDRLSWYVDVPDEWPVKRDIVMSCIEVCTYEAPENLMQFAMVQLYDERGGSPNMTQGRGILLVPVEGQPDTYRRVGTMGCKGYLEGDVGFEKKPYWFDEGHSMRQEVVVI; translated from the exons ATGATCACCGTCGATGCCAGGCGTTGCAGATCCTTCACGTCACCGGTGGCCGTGAAGTGTTTGTTTGACTCTGGCAAGAAGTGCTCTTTCGACCCAGTGCGCGATAGAGAATGGGATTCGGAGACTGAGTCAGAGGAAAGATGCCGCGATATTGTCAAAGCATCGGACCACGAAAGCACCAGTTTCATCATCGACTCCTTCCACATTGACTTCGACGGTTTCCGGATGGGTCCAAGACCAAat CGTTTCGTCATTTCGCGCTACGTTGGGGCACGCCCCGTCAAAATATTGCCGCTGTATCCATCTTTTCTCCACCCTAATGATTCACAAATTCAGGAGATACTCCTTCATCGGGGAAAGAAGTTCACAGAACTGGCGACTGGAACACACAGGAAATATGACGGGTTTACCATTCGAGAGTCTAATCAGACAACACGCGGTTTTTACAACTATGTGATAGCTGACACCGAG CTCCACTGCGAGGTCATGGTGGATCAAGCGGCAGGTATCGAATTCTTTAGGGAGGACATGAACCTGTACCACAGATTTTCCGTAAAGTTAGGCGGAAGTATCATCTACAGCCCGACCAAGGCCGACAAGCGAGAAACATTCGATCCGTTACCCGAAAAGCAGGACAACAGCTGGGTCACCGACGTCTTTGATGACTCCAAGTTCGAGGCTGACCGGCACGCCGACTTTCTGCAGTTAACAGAACTGCGGAGTATTCAAGAGTTCCGAAGAGCCGGCTGCACTGACGAATGGGCTCTGTTGCTTCCGACCCGCGTGTATGGCTACTCCTTGCTCGACCACAGGTGGTTTgccctcgacatcaacaatGTCAGCGAAATCCCCCCCCGGTCGCTCACATCGCACTTTGAGGACCTGGTGCTGCCTGACGGCCACAAAACACTCCTTCAGGCCCTCGTGAAGAATCATGTTCGGGTACCCAAGCAGAGCGGTATTGCGCATGAGACATTCTCTATGGATCTCGTCGCTGGCAAAGGCAAAGGGTTGATTATTCTTTTGCACGGGGTGCCTGGTGTGGGCAAGACTTCCACAGCTGAGTGTGTCGCCGCTGAGTTGGGCAGACCACTTTTACCTATCACATGCGGTGATATCGGCACCACAGCAAAAGAAGCTGAGAGGACATTGGAGTCCTTCTGTGGGTTGGCGCAGAAGTGGAGATGTGTGTTGCTTCTGGATGAGGCCGATGTCTTCTTGGCGAAGCGAGAAAAGGGAGATATTGAGAGGAATAGTCTAGTTTCAG AATATTACGCAGGCGTCATCATCCTAACCACCAACAGGGTCGGAGAATTCGATGAAGCATTTCGATCACGCATACACATTAGTCTCTACTACCCAAAACTCAGCCAGAAGTCTGCCAAGGACATTTGGCAGAGGAACATGTCCCGTCTCAAAGCGAGCGGAATAGACATGGACatagaagaagagaagattGAACGCTTTATTGACCAGCACTGGGAGCGCAACAAACACAAGCCATCCCGGAGATGGAATGGCAGGCAGATGAAAAACGCTTTCCAGACAGCCACAGCACTGGCAAACTGGGACTTCTATGAAGGCGGAGAAAACACTGAGCTAAAACGACCCCTCCTCAAAGTTGGGCATTTCAAACGCGTCGCGCAAACATCTGCCCACTTCGATGACTACATTCGCGACATTCATGGCttccaagaagaagacgacccATACAGCGTCATCGCCGGACGTGACCTGCTGCGGCAAGACAACAACCCAGGGACACTTCCCCCCGATTCGTCCGCGCCATGGGGAAGTCGTCGAAGAGGGAGAAACCCTCCGGTATATCCGGCATCGAATATGGACGATCTTGGCAGGAGACACAATCGACGGCGTAATCGGGAGGAAATGTTTactgatgacgaggatgatgataatgtTAAGCGGCTGAAGCTAGAGTTGAGGCTGGCTGAactgaagaaaaaagagggtTCGGGAAAGGCGGAAGCAGCGGGACCAATTGcagacgacgaggaggaggaggaggatgatgatgatgatgaaacATGCAATGAAGGCTGTGTCTCAGAG TGGTCAGAGTTGGGCGCAGAGCCTCAGCTCGAGCTGGCCACCTCAATCACAGTCGGGGTTTCTAGTAACGGGGACCTCTGTCTATTGTTCGTGATATTTTTGCTTGGCAAATTTATTGCAATGTGCAATGTTAACCAAAAAGGAGTTAAGAATTTTATTACCTGTTTGGAACATGCAGAGGATCGATCCTTCACGCATTTGTTGCACTGCTATTGGTTGGTTGGAGGTCaactcaccaacaacccgcTCCACATGGTTGGGACCCGAATCTTTGCTCTTAGCAATAAGGCCTCGCTCGTATGTTGCTCTTTCCCTCGGAGAGTAACATCAACTCCTGATATCCTCAAGCTCCACACGATCACCTACATCGAGATGGTCTTAGTTCCAGTCAACAATCTGCCGACAAGTCCAGGACTGAATCAAGCAGCTGGTAGTTCTCAGAGCCAAGCAAGGCCACTTCTCCACGTGGTCAACGATGCCCTTCCACCCATGACCGATGACCAGGAAGACCAGGACAAGAAAGATGTTTCCCCTCACACATGTCGCCACTGTTCAAGAATCACGATCGACATGAGACAAAACTCAAAAGACGGCAAAGATGATGGTCAAATTGGCTTTACTGAGGCTGATGTCATCTCTGCTCTGAAAGACAACTGCGCTTTATTCTCTGCCTTTCGTCAAGGGGCCTACCTCGTCAGCATGACCTCAGGTCCAAACAACCCGATCTGGGTCGAGCGGACTTTGAAGCAGCGAGCCATTGTCAACTTCTTCGAGGTCGATTGGGAACGACTCAAGCTGGGCTACAAGTTGAACAATAGGTTGGGGGAATTTGTGCTCTACAATGTTCCAGGCCAAAAGCCCCACGAGCTGTTCGGACCCCAACCGccacccaacctcctcctcaactctGAGCTCAGCTACTCCCGAGCCAGGAAATATCTCCGAGATTGCTCCGCCAACCACACCAAATGCCGCGAGTTCAACCTTAGCCACATGCCCACCCGCCTCTTGGAAGTCGTTACTCGCCCCAATTCTCCAAACCCAGATGAACCACACCTCATCGTTCGTCTTGTCAGcaacccacccccagccccctATGCAACCCTAAGCTACTGCTGGGGCGGCGACCAACCCGGCAAGACCACCAAAAGGAACATTGGAACCTACTCCCGCAACATCCCTCTTGATGTTCTCCCGTTGACCATCATCGACGCTTTAACCGTAACCCACGGCGTAGGAATGAAATACCTCTGGGTGGATGCACTGTGCATTGTTCAAGACTCGGACCAAGACAAAATGAATGAAATCTCCAACATGCACCTCATCTACCGCGGAGCATTCCTCACCATTGCTGCTGGTGTAGCTTCTACCAGCCTTGACGGGTTCCTACGTCCGAGGGTTCACGACAGGGGGTATGTCTTTAATGTAAGGGTTGATTCACCAGTTGGAAAGCAGGAAGGGGAGATACGACAAGCTATCGCCATGCCAGTGCGCTTGAGGCGGGATCAGGAGATGTTACCTCTTTACACCAGGGCTTGGACCTTCCAGGAGGGGCAGTTATCCACCCGGGTGCTTGCTTATGGAAACAGGgggatggtgttttgttgtttggaGTCGAGGCATACAGATGGGGGGCTAGAGGAGCCAATTACGACTTTGAGATCGATTGATGATTCCATAGGCGCAAGTTTCAAGAACTTGGACCCGGGAAATCAGAGTTTGGGCGGGGTGAGGCATCCGTTGGCTTGGGGGGTGATTGTGGAGGCTTATACGTCGAGGGAGTTGACGGTGGGGGATGATAAGTTGTTGGCTGTTATGGCTATTGCGGAGGAGTACAAGAGGACGAaggaaggggtgggggagtatttggctgggttgtggaggggggatatGCTTTTTCAGCTGTTGTGGGCGGCGCATAGGGTTAGTGATGTGAAGACCAAATTTAAGAGGCCGGAGAGGTACAGGGCGCCGAGTTGGAGTTGGGCGAGTTTGGATGGGCATTTTAGGATATTTTTGCATCAGGGGGTGTTGGATGGGAGTATTGTATATAAATACGCTTGTGAGTTGCTTCATGCGGAGACAACGCTTGTGGGGGGTAATCCGTTGGGGCAGGTCAAGGGAGGTTTCATTCGGCTGAGGGGAAGAGTG